The Rhea pennata isolate bPtePen1 chromosome 9, bPtePen1.pri, whole genome shotgun sequence genome has a segment encoding these proteins:
- the RBP2 gene encoding retinol-binding protein 2 produces MPADYNGTWEMESNENFEGYMVALDIDFATRKIAKHLKQTKEIIQDGDNFKTKTLSTFRNYEVNYTVGVEFEEHTKGLDNRVVKTLVTWDGDKLVCVQKGEKKNRGWKHWIEGDKLYLELTCEDQVCLQVFKKKN; encoded by the exons ATGCCTGCTGATTACAATGGGACATGGGAAATGGAATCCAATGAAAACTTTGAAGGCTACATGGTTGCTTTag ATATTGATTTTGCAACTCGTAAAATTGCAAAGCACTTGAAACAAACAAAGGAGATTATTCAAGATGgagataattttaaaacaaaaacactcagCACTTTCAGAAACTATGAAGTGAACTACACTGTGGGAGTGGAGTTTGAAGAACATACCAAAGGACTTGATAACCGAGTGGTAAAG ACACTAGTGACCTGGGATGGTGACAAACTGGTATGTGTTcagaaaggtgaaaagaaaaacaggggCTGGAAACACTGGATTGAAGGAGACAAACTTTATCTG GAACTGACCTGTGAAGACCAGGTGTGCCTTCAggtatttaagaagaaaaactaa